CGCTCGCCAAGCTCGGCATGGTCATCGGCGTGATCCTGGTGCTCGTTTACGGCCGTGGTTACGCGGCGGTGCGCGGCCTGTTCCGCGGCGAGCTGTTCACGCTGACGCTGTGTGCGCTGCTCGGGATGATGGTGATGGCCTCGGCCGTCAACTTCCTCGTGCTCTATGTCGGCCTCGAACTGCTGTCGCTGTCGCTGTATGCGCTGGTGGCCATGCAGCGCGAATCGAGCCGGGCGACCGAAGCCGCGATGAAGTACTTCATCCTCGGCGCGCTCGCCTCTGGCCTGCTGCTGTACGGCATGTCGATGGTCTATGGCGCGACGCAGAGCCTTGACGTCTTCGTCATCGCGCAGAAGATCGCCAGCGACGAAGCAAACCGCCTGCTGACCGTGTTCGGTATCGTCTTCATCGTCACCGGCATCGGCTTCAAGCTCGGCGCCGTACCGTTCCACATGTGGGCGCCGGACGTCTACGACGGTGCGCCGACGCTGATCTCGCAACTGATCGGCTCGGCGCCGAAGCTCGCCGCCTTCGCCTTCATCATGCGCATCCTCGCGCAGGCGCTCGAAGGTTTTGCCTTCGACTGGCGCTCGATGCTGATGGTGCTGGCCGTGCTGTCGCTGGTGATCGGCAACGTCACCGCGATCGCGCAGGTCAACATCAAGCGGATGCTCGCCTACTCGACGATCTCGCACATGGGCTTTCTGCTGCTGGGCATCATGGCGGCGACGCCCGGTGGCTACGCGGCCGCGTTCTTTTACGCGATGACCTACATGCTCACCGCCGCCGCAGGCTTCGGCATCATCATGCTGCTGTCGCGCGAAGGCTTCGAAGCCGACCAGATCGCCGACTTCCGCGGCCTGAACAAGCGCAGCCCGTGGTTCGCCGCGATGACGCTGATCGTGATGTTCTCGATGGCCGGCATCCCGGTGTTCGTCGGCTTCTTCGCCAAGCTCGCGATCATCCAGGCGCTGGTCAGTCTCGGCCTCGTCTGGCTTGCGGTGATTGCGGTGCTGATGTCGGTGATCGGCGCGTTCTACTACCTGCGTGTCGTCAAGGTCATGTACTTCGAAGACCCGACCGATACCGCGCCGGTGGCCGCCGGTACCGATGCCAAGCTGGTGCTGTCGCTCAACTGCCTGCTGCTGCTGGTGCTGGGCCTGATGCCCGAGCGCCTGCTCTCGGCGCTGGGTGCCGCAATCCAGTTCTCGCTGCACGCCGGCCTGTAAATGCTGGAAGTGATCCTTCTGGGCACATTGGCGGCGCTGGCCGCCAATGTGCCTTTTGTTTCCGGGCGCCTGTTCGGCGTGCTGCGTGTGGCCGACAAGCATTTCGGCTGGCAACTGCTCGAGTGGGCCGTGTATTACCTCGTGGTCGGCGGCGTGGCCTGGCTGCTCGAGTCGCGTCTGGCGACGCCGCATACGCAGAACTGGCCGTTCTACGTCACGACGCTGGCGATGTTCGCGGTCCTCGCCTGGCCGGGCTTCGTCTGGCGCTTCTTCTGGCGCAAGCCCGGCCTGTAAGCGGATGGGGCAAAGACCTTGCCGAATCAACGATTTATCGACTTGGTCATGAAATTTCTGCAGGAAAGACTTGCGGAACCCCAATCACAACGCTAATATGCAGTCCTTCGTTAGGCACGTAGCTCAGCTGGTTAGAGCACCACCTTGACATGGTGGGGGTCGTTGGTTCGAGTCCAATCGTGCCTACCAACGAATTTGGAGATTGAATCATGTCGCGAACTCGCACTACTATCCAATATTGAGCGGATAGCCGTGCTGGCAGAATGATTTGATCGAATGAAAAAAGTGCGGCCTGGCCGCACTTTTTTTTTGTCCTCATTTTTCGTTAACGACCCGTTCCGGTCCAGTTCAAAGGCGCTCACCATGCCCGTCGTCACGCTTCCTGATGGTTCCCAACGCCAGTTCGATGCGCCGCTGCGCGTGCACGATGTCGCTGCCAGCATCGGTGCCGGTCTGGCCCGTGCAGCGCTGGCCGGCAAGGTCGACGGCCAGTTGGTCGACACCAGCTATCTGATCGACCGCGACGTGCAGCTGGCCATCGTCACCGATCGCGATGCCGATGGCTTGGACATCATCCGCCACTCGACCGCCCACTTGCTGGCGTATGCGGTGAAGGCGCTCTTCCCCGATGCGCAGGTGACGATCGGACCGGTGATCGACGACGGTTTCTACTACGACTTCAGCTACAAGCGGCCGTTCACGCCCGAGGATCTGGCGCTGATCGAGAAGAAGATGACCGAGCTCGCGAAGAAGGATTTGCCGGTCGAGCGCTACGAGTTGAGCCGTGACGAGGCGGTCGCCTACTTCAAGAGCATTGGCGAGGCGTACAAGGCCGAGATCATCGAGAGCATTCCAGCCGACCAGGTGCTGAGCCTGTATCGCGAAGGCGAGTTCACCGACCTGTGCCGTGGCCCGCACGTGCCGTCGACGGGCAAGCTCAAGGTGTTCAAGCTGATGAAGGTCGCCGGCGCCTACTGGCGTGGCGACTCGAAGAACGAGATGCTGACCCGCGTCTACGGCACCGCCTGGAGCAAGAAGGAAGATCTCGAGGCCTACCTGCACCGGCTCGAAGAGGCCGAAAAGCGCGACCACCGCAAGATCGGCAAGGCACTGGACCTGTTCCACCTGCAGGACGAGGCGCCGGGCATGGTGTTCTGGCATCCGAAAGGCTGGTCGCTGTGGCAGTCGATCGAGCAGTACATGCGCCGCAAGCTGAACCAGCACGGCTATCAGGAAATCCGCACGCCGATGGTGATGGACCGGACGCTGTGGGAGAAATCCGGCCATTGGGGCAACTACCGCGACAATATGTTCACGACCGAGTCGGAAAAGCGCGACTATGCGGTCAAGCCGATGAACTGCCCGGGGCATATCCAGGTGTTCAACCAGGGCTTGCGTTCCTATCGCGACCTGCCGCTGCGCTACGCCGAGTTCGGCTCCTGCCACCGCAACGAGCCCTCGGGTTCGCTGCACGGCATCATGCGTGTGCGCGGCTTCGTCCAGGACGATGCGCACATCTTCTGTACTGAAGAACAGGTGCAGGTCGAGGCGGCCAAGTTCATCGACCTCCTGAAGGAGGTTTACGCCGACTTTGGCTTCGACGAGATTCTCGTCAAGCTGTCGACCCGTCCGGAAAAGCGCATCGGCACCGAAGAGGCCTGGGATCGCGCCGAGGCGGCACTGGCCGCTGCGCTCGAATCCAAGGGGCTGTCATTCGACTACCTGCCGGGCGAGGGCGCGTTCTACGGCCCGAAGATCGAATTCACGCTCAAGGACTGCCTGGGCCGGCTGTGGCAGTGCGGTACGCTGCAGATCGATCCGAACCTGCCGGAGCGCCTCGGCGCCGAGTATGTCGGCGAGGACAACGCCAAGCACCGGCCGATCATGCTGCACCGCGCGGTACTCGGTTCGCTCGAGCGCTTCATCGGTATCCTGATTGAAAACCACGCCGGCGCGTTCCCGTTCTGGCTGGCGCCGACGCAGTTCGTCGTGATGAATATTTCCGAATCGCAGCGCGAATATGCCGAATCGGTCGCCAGGGCGCTGGCTCAGCGCGGCTTCCGCGGTGAAGCCGACTTGAGAAACGAGAAAATAACCTATAAAATCCGCGAACATAGCTTGCAGCGCCTTCCCTACCAGCTCATCGTGGGCGACAAGGAGAAGGAAGCAGGCTTGGTGGCCGTGCGCAGCCGCAGTGGCGAGGATCTCGGGCAAGTGACGCTGGAAGCGCTGGTTGAGCGCTTCAACGGCGAACTGCTCTGAGCTGATTCCTCCGAGACGCACGGTTTTTCTTTTTCCGGATTTGGAGAACTGCAATAGCTGCGCAAGACAAAGAACCGCGGATCAACGGTGAAATCACCGGCCGCGAAGTGCGACTGCAAGGGGCCGAGGGCGAACAGCTCGGCATCGTGAGCCTGTTCCAGGCGATGTCTATGGCCGAGGAGGCCGAGCTCGATCTGGTCGAAATCGCCCCGAATGCGCAGCCGCCGGTTTGCCGCCTGATGGACTACGGCAAGTTCAAGTTCCAAGAGTCGAAAAAGAAGGCTGCCGCCAAGGCGAAGCAGAAGCAGATCCAGGTCAAGGAAGTCAAGTTCCGCCCGGGGACCGACGAGAACGATTATCAGGTCAAGCTGCGCAATCTGGTCCGCTTCCTCGAGGAAGGTGACAAGGCCAAGATCACGCTGCGTTTCCGCGGTCGTGAAATGGCCCACCAGGAAATCGGTCTGGCGCAGCTCAAGCGCGTCGAGGCCGATCTGGGCGAACTGGCCGTCGTCGAGCAGTTTCCGCGACTCGAAGGCCGGCAGATGGTGATGATGCTCGCGCCGAAGAAGAAGTAAGCGCCAGCAACACAGAATAACGGCGTGGCGACAGCCGCCGTCGAGTTCCGGAAACGGAATCGCTGTCGCAACAAAAGCGGGGTGGCGGGCTTTAAGTCTCGAAAGAGCGCCTGTTGCCTGATCCAACACAACTTGGAGTGCATACCCATGCCCAAGATGAAGACCAAGAGCAGCGCCAAGAAGCGCTTCAAGGTTCTTGGCGGTGGCGGCGTCAAGCGCAGCCACGCGTTCAAGCGCCACATCCTTACCAAGAAAACCACCAAAAACAAGCGCCAGCTGCGCGGCACCTCGATGGTCGATGCGACCAACATGGGCCACGTACGTGCGATGTTGCCCTACGCGTAACTAAAGGAGAAGAAACATGCCTCGCGTTAAACGTGGTGTAACCGCCCGCGCTCGTCACAAGAAGATCCTGAATCTGGCGAAGGGCTATCGCGGCCGTCGCAAGAACGTATACCGCATTGCCAAGCAAGCGGTTATGAAGGCTGGCCAATACGCTTACCGTGACCGTCGTCAAAGGAAGCGTCAGTTCCGTCAGCTGTGGATCACCCGTATCAATGCAGCAGCACGCGAATGCGGTCTGGCCTACAGCCGCTTCATGAACGGTCTGAAGAAGGCCGGCATCGAAGTGGACCGCAAGGTGCTGGCTGACCTCGCCGTGTTCGACAAGCCGGCTTTTGCCAAGTTTGTCGAGCAAGCCAAGGCTGGCCTCGCTGCCTGATCGGCAAGTGCTTGAAAAGGGAGGCTTTCCGGCCTCCCTTTTTTATTCCCGCTGCCGACCGGCATTGCGGGTTTTCCAGTAACGAGACCCGATTCCCGAGTGATTGCCGCCGATCCTTCGTGAATCGTTTTTCCTGACCCATCCGGGACCCGACCATGGTTGCGAACGTACAAACCCTTCTCGAGGAAGGTCTGGCCGCACTGGCCGCGACGAGCGATGCGCAAGAGCTCGAAAACGCCAAGGCGCGTTACATCGGCAAGGAAGGTGCGATCACCGCGCTGCTGCGCCAGCTCGGTGCCTTGCCACCGGAAGAAAAGAAAACCTTCGGCGCGACCGTCAACCAGGCCAAGCAGGCTTTCGAGGCCGCACTGCAGGCGCGTCGCGATGCGCTTGCCGCGGACAAGCTCGCGCGCCAGCTTGCCGCCGAAGCGCTCGACGTCAGCTTGCCGGGTCGCGGCCTGCCGTCCGGCGGCCTGCACCCGGTGACGCTGGTCCAGCAGCGCATCGAGGCGCTGTTCCGCTCGATCGGCTTCGACGTCGCCGACGGCCCGGAGATCGAGAACGATTTCCACAATTTCGAAGCGCTGAACATTCCGAAGGACCATCCGGCACGGGCGATGGCCGACACGTTCTACATCGAGAGCGATGCCGGTGGCGAGCCGCTGGTGCTGCGCACGCACACCAGTCCGATCCAGGTCCGCTACATGCTGAACAACCAGCCGCCGATCAAGATCGTCGCGCCGGGCCGCGTGTACCGGGTCGATTCCGACGCGACGCACTCGCCGATGTTCCACCAGATGGAAGGACTGTGGGTTGACGAGGGCGTGTCGTTTGCCGACCTTAAGAGCGTGATCGTCGATTTCCTGCGCCGCTTCTTCGAGCGCGACGACCTGCAGGTGCGTTTCCGCCCGTCGTTCTTTCCGTTCACCGAACCGTCGGCCGAGATCGACGTGCTGGGCGAGCGCGGCTGGCTCGAGGTCGGCGGTTGCGGCATGGTCCACCCGAACGTGCTGAAGAATGTCGGCATCGACCCGGAAAAGTACACCGGTTTCGCCTTCGGCATCGGTCTCGACCGCTTTGCGATGCTGTATTACGGCGTCAACGACCTGCGCCTGTTCTTCGAGAACGACCTGTCGTTCCTCGGCCAGTTCGACTAAGCCGCCTTACCCCCGAATTCCCTTTCCCATGCCTGAATGCGGTCGTCGCGCTGCGACGGCTGCACCTTGGAGCCAAGCGATGAAATTTTCCGAACAATGGCTGCGCAGCTGGGTCGACCCCCGGCTCAATTCCGAGCAGCTGGCCCACCTGCTGACGATGGCCGGCCTCGAGGTCGAAGAAAACGAAGCCGCGGCGCCGGCCTTCGACAACGTTTTCGTTGCCGAGGTGCTGTCGATTGCCAAGCACCCGGACGCCGACCGCCTGAACGTCTGCAGCGTCAACGTCGGCGAAGCCGAGCCGATCACCATCGTCTGCGGCGCACCGAACGTCGCCGCAGGCCAGAAAGTGCCGTGCGCGCGCATCGGTGCGAACCTGCCCGGTGACTTCAAGATCAAGCGCGCCAAGGTCCGTGGTGTCGAATCGTCCGGCATGCTGTGCTCGGGCGACGAACTCGGCATTCCCGATGGTGTCGACGGCCTGCTGCTGTTGCCGGCCGATGCGCCGGTCGGCATGCCGATCCGCGACTACCTGCAGCTCGACGACCGGCTGCTGACGCTCAAGCTCACGCCGAACCGTGCCGACTGCCTGTCGATCAAGGGCATCGCCCGCGAAGTCGCCGCGCTGACCGGCGCCGAAGCGAAGCCGGTCGCGCCGCAGGCGGTCGCTCCGGCGATCGACGACGCACGCACCGTGTCGCTGAACGCCGCCGATGCCTGCCCGCGCTACATCGGCCGCGTGCTGCGCAACGTCGACACCGAGGCCGCGACGCCGGACTGGATGAAGCAGCGGCTGGCTCGCTCGGGGCTGCGTTCGATCTCGGCCGTGGTCGACGTGACCAATTACGTGCTGCTCGAACTGGGCCAGCCGATGCATGCCTTCGATCTGGCGAAGATCGCCGGCGGCGTGCAGGCGCGCTTTGCCAAGCCGGGCGAAAAGCTCACGCTGCTGAACGAGAAGGAAATCGCGCTCGACGCCGACATGCTCGTCATCGCCGACGACAGCAAAGCGCTGGCGCTGGCCGGCATCATGGGCGGGCTCGAGTCGTCGGTGGGCGACGGGACGCGCGACCTGTTCCTCGAGTCGGCTTACTTCGCCCCAGCGGTCATCGCCGGCAAGGCGCGGCGGCTCGGTTTCGGCTCGGACAGCTCGCACCGCTTCGAGCGCGGCGTCGACTTCGGCGCCTGCCGCGAGGCACTCGAGCGTGCGACACAGCTCATTCTGGACATCTGCGGTGGCCAGGCCGGCCCGGCGACCGAGGCTGTCGCCG
This window of the Jeongeupia sp. USM3 genome carries:
- the nuoN gene encoding NADH-quinone oxidoreductase subunit NuoN; the encoded protein is MTWSSLNAGVATPEIFLLCATCAILLIDVFLSDAKRHISYMLTLAALVATGCLLVTGYSNLPQLAFNDMFVADPLASLAKLGMVIGVILVLVYGRGYAAVRGLFRGELFTLTLCALLGMMVMASAVNFLVLYVGLELLSLSLYALVAMQRESSRATEAAMKYFILGALASGLLLYGMSMVYGATQSLDVFVIAQKIASDEANRLLTVFGIVFIVTGIGFKLGAVPFHMWAPDVYDGAPTLISQLIGSAPKLAAFAFIMRILAQALEGFAFDWRSMLMVLAVLSLVIGNVTAIAQVNIKRMLAYSTISHMGFLLLGIMAATPGGYAAAFFYAMTYMLTAAAGFGIIMLLSREGFEADQIADFRGLNKRSPWFAAMTLIVMFSMAGIPVFVGFFAKLAIIQALVSLGLVWLAVIAVLMSVIGAFYYLRVVKVMYFEDPTDTAPVAAGTDAKLVLSLNCLLLLVLGLMPERLLSALGAAIQFSLHAGL
- a CDS encoding DUF2818 family protein, with protein sequence MLEVILLGTLAALAANVPFVSGRLFGVLRVADKHFGWQLLEWAVYYLVVGGVAWLLESRLATPHTQNWPFYVTTLAMFAVLAWPGFVWRFFWRKPGL
- the thrS gene encoding threonine--tRNA ligase, translating into MPVVTLPDGSQRQFDAPLRVHDVAASIGAGLARAALAGKVDGQLVDTSYLIDRDVQLAIVTDRDADGLDIIRHSTAHLLAYAVKALFPDAQVTIGPVIDDGFYYDFSYKRPFTPEDLALIEKKMTELAKKDLPVERYELSRDEAVAYFKSIGEAYKAEIIESIPADQVLSLYREGEFTDLCRGPHVPSTGKLKVFKLMKVAGAYWRGDSKNEMLTRVYGTAWSKKEDLEAYLHRLEEAEKRDHRKIGKALDLFHLQDEAPGMVFWHPKGWSLWQSIEQYMRRKLNQHGYQEIRTPMVMDRTLWEKSGHWGNYRDNMFTTESEKRDYAVKPMNCPGHIQVFNQGLRSYRDLPLRYAEFGSCHRNEPSGSLHGIMRVRGFVQDDAHIFCTEEQVQVEAAKFIDLLKEVYADFGFDEILVKLSTRPEKRIGTEEAWDRAEAALAAALESKGLSFDYLPGEGAFYGPKIEFTLKDCLGRLWQCGTLQIDPNLPERLGAEYVGEDNAKHRPIMLHRAVLGSLERFIGILIENHAGAFPFWLAPTQFVVMNISESQREYAESVARALAQRGFRGEADLRNEKITYKIREHSLQRLPYQLIVGDKEKEAGLVAVRSRSGEDLGQVTLEALVERFNGELL
- the infC gene encoding translation initiation factor IF-3, with the translated sequence MAAQDKEPRINGEITGREVRLQGAEGEQLGIVSLFQAMSMAEEAELDLVEIAPNAQPPVCRLMDYGKFKFQESKKKAAAKAKQKQIQVKEVKFRPGTDENDYQVKLRNLVRFLEEGDKAKITLRFRGREMAHQEIGLAQLKRVEADLGELAVVEQFPRLEGRQMVMMLAPKKK
- the rpmI gene encoding 50S ribosomal protein L35, coding for MPKMKTKSSAKKRFKVLGGGGVKRSHAFKRHILTKKTTKNKRQLRGTSMVDATNMGHVRAMLPYA
- the rplT gene encoding 50S ribosomal protein L20, whose translation is MPRVKRGVTARARHKKILNLAKGYRGRRKNVYRIAKQAVMKAGQYAYRDRRQRKRQFRQLWITRINAAARECGLAYSRFMNGLKKAGIEVDRKVLADLAVFDKPAFAKFVEQAKAGLAA
- the pheS gene encoding phenylalanine--tRNA ligase subunit alpha, yielding MVANVQTLLEEGLAALAATSDAQELENAKARYIGKEGAITALLRQLGALPPEEKKTFGATVNQAKQAFEAALQARRDALAADKLARQLAAEALDVSLPGRGLPSGGLHPVTLVQQRIEALFRSIGFDVADGPEIENDFHNFEALNIPKDHPARAMADTFYIESDAGGEPLVLRTHTSPIQVRYMLNNQPPIKIVAPGRVYRVDSDATHSPMFHQMEGLWVDEGVSFADLKSVIVDFLRRFFERDDLQVRFRPSFFPFTEPSAEIDVLGERGWLEVGGCGMVHPNVLKNVGIDPEKYTGFAFGIGLDRFAMLYYGVNDLRLFFENDLSFLGQFD
- the pheT gene encoding phenylalanine--tRNA ligase subunit beta, producing MKFSEQWLRSWVDPRLNSEQLAHLLTMAGLEVEENEAAAPAFDNVFVAEVLSIAKHPDADRLNVCSVNVGEAEPITIVCGAPNVAAGQKVPCARIGANLPGDFKIKRAKVRGVESSGMLCSGDELGIPDGVDGLLLLPADAPVGMPIRDYLQLDDRLLTLKLTPNRADCLSIKGIAREVAALTGAEAKPVAPQAVAPAIDDARTVSLNAADACPRYIGRVLRNVDTEAATPDWMKQRLARSGLRSISAVVDVTNYVLLELGQPMHAFDLAKIAGGVQARFAKPGEKLTLLNEKEIALDADMLVIADDSKALALAGIMGGLESSVGDGTRDLFLESAYFAPAVIAGKARRLGFGSDSSHRFERGVDFGACREALERATQLILDICGGQAGPATEAVAALPARPPVTLRVSRVAKVLGVCLSADEIVAILGRIGLAAALSGDAITVTPPSFRFDIEIEEDLIEEVARVYGYENVPVAASNAKLAMLPLPGDARGRMALKQLLVARDYREAINYAFVEAKWEADFAGNTSPVKLINPIASQMSVMRSTLIGGLVAGLKHNLNRKQERVRLFEVARVFNGVAADVQPERIAALAWGARAPEQWGAGKDKVDFFDIKADVEALIAPRIAEFRRASHPALHPGRAAEVVLDGVVIGVVGELHPQWVQAYELGQAPVLFELDVAALLSVSRIKAEPVSKFQPVRRDLALVVDEAVSVAQLQAAFATVKNPLVTDVALFDVYRGKGVDEGKKSLAFKVLIQDTRKTLTDEEVDAAVNQLLRKAETCGAMLRA